The sequence below is a genomic window from Coffea arabica cultivar ET-39 chromosome 8e, Coffea Arabica ET-39 HiFi, whole genome shotgun sequence.
TTAAAATTAGGGTCATATGCTGGTTGAAGGTTATGTCATTGAATAATTATTGGCCTTGCAGTTCATATGGCAGCCATACTCGGACGATATTCTCGCTTCTCTGCCTCCCTATTGTACTGCAGGACGCCGCATTTGGACATCTGTCACGTATCTCATATGTTGGGAAGTTGTCGAGCCACATCTTTCCAATCGAGTTATGAGACAGTTCGGATATCATCAGCCCGTGCCTGATCTAAGATTGACCGAAAATCAACAGGAACTGCATTCTCTTGATCGTCGTGGCAAGGGGAACCAAGACTGGTTAACTGCACATCGAGCATATGTTGAGGTGTGGACTGATCGTCATTCACATGTGGAAGATGGTGTTGTAGCTGAAGATCCCACATATCCATCCGATGAGTATCGTCAGTGGTATCGCGAGCGAACAGTGGTATATGTTTCAAATCCTACTAGGCAGCTCATTTTACCGGAGGGCTTTCAGGGTGATAGCGCCAGAACACAATATCTGGTCAGTTTTCCTTACAACTAGTTAAATACAGTGGGAGTTGTCGATATAGATTTAACTCTATTATTCCTtattcatccacatatttgcacTCCAGATGGATGCTATGACTCAGGTGTATTACATGGCAGAGACCTCTCTAACGCAGAGTGACGAACAGCACGCGAATTATTTTAATGCAATGAAGGACTTTGCATCCATGACATTGGAAACTGTAGGGGAGTCATcccgacttgcatttcgccctTCACGAGTGCCACAGCAAATTCCACAGCCAACCGACCCCAATCGCGTTGAAAGAGCTCCTAGGAATGTTCACGGAGGTCAGCATGGCGGTGGACGCCGTCGTAGATTTCGATCACCAGAACCCACCGTCCAAACCGGACTTGATGGAAGGTCACAGGCTACTGAGCACCAGGGCACCTCTACCGGACCTTTTGGTCATTCTAGGTCCCCAGTACTTATGGAGGCGTTTACGCCCAATACAGACGAGCTCCATGGCAGTGGTGAACAACATGTGGGAGGTACAGATGCAGGCCAAAGTACCCAAGCACTTGATCAAAGACTTGAGTCACAAATTACGCAAGTCGATATAGTGATGCCAGCCCAGCCACGTCGCACACAAAGAGCACACAAACCCAGAGGATGTGGCACGCATGGAAAACTTGGACATCATTGATGTTCAAAACTGTAATTGGTTGCTCCTGTTATGAATATTATTCTAAGTGTAGGGGAGAAAAATGTGTGGGACTTGGAGTAGttttatgttttgtatttggacaAGTTGTCGGAAATATTGCTTAGATTAAATGTTCATGACTTTGGatttgctggcagggagtttagtccacttttaaggggagattctgtccaatttttttcaaaagatagtagatgtatatatataaacatatatatacatatatatatatatatatatgaatatatatatattcatggaGCATATAAAATGGCCACCACATGAATGTTCCAGTGAGTTTCGGTGAAAACATGTTTATAATTGCACATGGACTCATTCAATGTGCATACGAGACCTAAAGGTGTCATTTTGGTGTAAATGTGTAAAAAAGATCAAAGAACCTCACGCCTTGATTTGAAATGTGGACATGTTTGATGTGTTTTGATTGGTTGGATATTGTGTTTTTGGTATATTACACTTGCGTGGGGGGTTAGATTTGATGAACAGGTTGTCAAATGTGTATTTCCGAATTTggtgaaaattggagaaaaagtTTGGTGGAAATTGCAGTTTCTGTAAATGATGCAGGGTCGaaacgatccgagctcggatccaaaaAACCCAGAAAGGATCCGCGCTCGGATCATTCGAACCCATGGCTTTCACTTTACaaatccgacctcggatccaacAAAACTCAGATAGATCCGAGGGCTCGTCTGAACTACCGTGAGCGATGATCCGAGCCCTTTAGGATCCGACGGGTGATAAAACACATCCGACCTCGGATCGTCGAACAAAAAACCCTTGCATTGTGAATCCGACCTCGGATCTAAAAAACTATGATAGATCCGAGGGCTCGTCTGAACTACCGTGAGCGATGATCCGAGCCCTTTCGGATCCGCGGGGTGATAAAACACATCCGACCTCGGATCTTCGAACTCAAAATCCAAAAATTGTGAATCCGCCCTCGGATCCAAAAAACTATGATGGATACGAGGGCTCGTCTGAACTACCGGGAGCGGTGATCCGAGACATCTCGGATCCGAGGGATGATCAACACGGATCCGTGCTCGGATCCTCGAAATCATGATACTGAAAATTGTGAATCCGCCCTCGGATCTAACAAACACAGttagatccgagctcggatccttaGCATTATACAGTCACCCGCGGCCTCGGTTCGTcattttttccagttttctcGCATTCCTCCTAACGAAACCCTTCCCCACCCTCACCAATCTTCCATTTCGACCAATTATCATCTGTTTTTTCATCATAAAACCATCTCTCAACCTCTTTTGCGCTTAAACCCTGAGTTTTCTACAATCAAAAACAGAAATTTGTGGTGTTTTGATCTTCAACGAAAAATTAGGGCCCAAATCCATTTCTTCAATTTGGGGACTAATTTGGGTCGctgatttttcaatttttccatttttatcaTCTTCCTCCATCATTCCAACCAGTTGAGGTAACAATTTGCAACTTTATTTGCAATTTAAGGCACGTACcagttttcattatttttcaatttttgtcaaTATTTTGGTAATTGTATAATTGTTGTAATTTTTATTTAGAATTGTGCTACATTATGCAATTTTTATTTACTCGCGTCTTTATAAAAAAGGATCCGAGTTATGCTTTTCTACTAATTGTATAAATGTCTTGTTTAACTACTCATCTAGACAAATTTTTTGATACACCGGAGGAAATCACGTTTAACTACTCATTAAGCTTGGTGCTGCAATAATTCAAAGAGTCGTAAACAGTATATATAATGTGGCGTGTCACAAACTTTTGTTTCTCGCAAAGAGCATTCCTCATTTGGCTCCTGAATTTTACTTGTATAGGATGCACTAGTTACTCAGGTTTTCTCCCAATATCAGAAGATACGTGGTTTTCTGCAACCATAATTATTGGATATTGACAATATTAAATTTGCAATGTTGAACCGACTGGTCTCTAAAAGTTTTATCAGTTGCTTAGAATAATAAACTAGGTGAAGATGAGTTATTTGAGCCTCAAAGGCACCTGAAATTATCATTAAGCTTCGTGGATTTGGTATTATTGTGCAGCTGACATTTCTTAATTTTTAGCTTTATGCACATGAACTCTTAATTTGGGTCATTTTACTTCTATATGTCAACTACTTGAAAGCTTAACATTGACAACATGAGATTGGACTTTTAAATGACCTTCTAATTGAAAGATGGGATTCACAAAATCGAAAAGTGGATTGTTCAAACCATGTGTTGACAATGGGGATAGAAATTCATATTATACATGCCCACCACTGTATCTAAAATTATTTAACCAGGTTCTGTGCTTGTTTTTGGGTGCAGCTGGCAGGAAGTTTAGCCCTTTTtcaaggggaaactctgccgaaattttcttaactCATTAAGACAAttgtgtttgttatgttttgTATTGCTTCTAATTTGTGTTGAATCTTGTTTGTAATCCAGGCATCATGGCTCGCACACGAAGGGCAGTGATTCGCACTCCTACACCTTCATCGAGTGAGGAACATACACCCTCTTTACAAGAGGAGTCGCCTGAAGACGAATCTCCTTCTCCTCAGTCCCCACCTCGTTCTAGGCGTAAGACGGCATCTACCAGTCGTGACGAACCACCTCCGAACTACGATACCACACGTTTCACATCAATTGAGAATCAGCAGTGGTACGAAGCCGGTTTAGACAAAGAAATAATAGTTGAGAAGCACTTGGCGCCGGAGGTGGATGACCATTACAAGATCTCCACGGCCTTCAAGCGACTTGGTTGGGAGGACATACTGAAGTTGCCCAAGCATTACTATCCTAACCTGATCCGAGAGTTTTATGCCAATGTGGAAGACAAACATAGCCATAGTGGCAATCTGATCCAATCCTGGGTCCGAGGCAAACGAGTGGCTCTCACTCGAGACAAAGTTGCCACGTGGGCCAAACTCAAAGACTCAGGAGAAGATATCAAATTGACTAAGGAGTTCAAGGCTCGTGACCCATGGCAAGTGGGAGAAGCTGTGGCACGTCTTAAGGGTCAATACCGTGAGCGAGGAAGTTCGAAAAAGCTCACCGTATATGCCGATTCCTTCGAGCATAGGTACCACCTGATTTTCTATCTTTTTGCCTTCAATGTGGTACCAAAACGGAGTGGAAAACGGGAGCTCCGCAACAGTGACCTATACTTCCTCGATAAAATGATGCATGGTATAGGTAATCATATGACTGGAATTCCTCTGCCCAGCATCATTATCAGTTACATGAGGACCACAGCTCGCATGGGGGCCGGTCATACATGTTTCGGGTTCCCCCGGCTCCTCTCCCTCATTTTTGAGAAGCTCAAGGTTCCTCTTGGAACCGAACGAGCAGTGGTGACTCGGTCTGCTGAAGAGGTCAATGCCTCTATACTCAAGGCTTTAGGCATTCCTACGGATTTTGGAGCTGCTCTAGTTCGGGACACAAGAGAAGCTTCGACCTCCACTCAGCCTCCACCTCACACTGAACAACAAGAGCAAGCTCAAGAGACGGAGGCACAGCAGACCCTTCCTCCTCCCACTCCACGACCACCGCCTCCGCCGCGATCCAAGTTGCAAGAGATCCTCAATGCCATCTGCTGCATGGAGACACGTGTGATGGAGCGCATTGACCAGACCGAGCGGATGATGACTGAGCGACTAGACAGGCAGGATCGTCGCCTTCGAGCAATGGAGGATCATTTCCAGATTCACCGCTCACCTACTCCTACCCCTCATCAAGAGGAGGGGCCTAGTGGTACATCTCAGGGAGCTGAGGAGGCAGTAGACCCTCGTTCTGCGCAGTCATGAAGACCTTCCGAGGATTCcatcttttattgctttatttttcttttattgtgtTCGGTTCAACCTTTGTTGTTTTCTTATTGGAGTTTCTTGTTCTACCTATAAGATAATTAGTACCCTTGATGTTTGGATGGTCGTGAGGATTAAGGGGTTGAAACTGcatcaccacttaccaagtgggaagttttgttttcttgtaccttcctctacaatgaggacattgtagattttaagtgtgggggggggGATTACATACATTTTGTGGTTATTGTGTCTTGAAATGCATGAATTTGATTGTCTATGGCTTaaacttttatttggaaatattgtcttgaggttgttggcagggagttttgtccatttttatggggaactctgtcaaaattttcctaaataTATTTTCCAATATTAATGGCCAAAATGTTCACATTTTAAGTGCTCAAACTGTTCCATTGGATAGAATgctatatgtattttggaaggtttagtccttATTTTGTTTGGCAAGAATTATTATGCTTAGAAAGTATATTcggttaaataagaaaaattatgcttaCAAATTTGCAAGGTTAATGATATTTCTCATTTTCACTtcattttataagtaagtgattgatatagtcaaaacaaggccaaattcttcctttaatgatgttagagggaaaagaaatcatttcaaaaaaaaaaagagacagagaaaaaatatatatattaatcttctactccaatgattcacataccgagtaaccgggggttggcatctacagaCCCatacattcgcgtaaaaaggtatcgaaattaagagtatgcttagcaattttaataagtgaaatgttgaataACCCAGAATCTTCAcataaaagtgtcgattttcgcgtaaaaaggcgttttcactattaaaataaaatggaatatgaataaatccctctcaTTAGTTAAGTTTTGCTgctataaatgcataaatgtatataaatatttaaacaataaaaattataaattacaaataatattaattatacatttatacataatattaatatatatttataaattataatttataaatttttataatattcatttataatttatacatttataaataaatttatattacgtattatatataatataatacatttatacatttacagTTTTTTTATCAATacataaatacatttatttatgtacaagtttataaatgtattataaatgtcatttaagaaatttaacTTTTCCACTACATGATAGCAAATTAGagaaattgattaatcaattattactagtatcaataacaaaataataaaatactattcttgttcattcttattttttatttcactatAAATAATAATtgctaacttttcttttttatgcgGTATATAATATGTTACTTTTAATATAAGTTGTTGAGTAACTACGAATTCTCAATTAGTTTATAGAtacttaaattattgaattactaGATTAATACACTTTGCAAAAATTGTTGACGTACTAGATTATTACACTTTACAACATCAGCTACATATATTTTTTAAGAACAAAGAGTTTATGGTAAAttattaagaatgaatttaacaaataaacaaatttaaaaagtaatttaaaaattattacaaTTTTTATGCAATTTTCTAGGAATTCGTATTTATCGGATGCaacataaagtccaaccaaaaaGCTTGCTAGATTGGTGTTGATTTATTCCCCCAAATTATTATCAACTATTGATGTCAATAttatgggattttttttttcctgttgtgatgaatttagagCCTTAAGCAGTAAAATTTGTAGAAATTTGCATTGCAAATTGTAAATCAAGAATTCATTTACAATTTTCAATGAATTCATAAAGCAAGACAGAATGGCATTACAACTACCTCGCATTTCTGAAATGCGAGGttacctatttttttttttttttttttttttacttttgctgTTACACAATTTAAGGCAATTCGCATTTACCAAATGCGAGCTCAAGGAGCTCGCATTTGATAAATGCGAGCTCAAGGAGCTCGCATTTGATAAATGCGATCACCCCAAAAACAGAAACCAGTACACAAAATACCccctttgtagaatttttttaaaaatcataataattttagaaatttctcgTATAAGCATCACTGGGGGAGCTCTGATGCACTTAACTCCTAGCAATTCAAGATCTCCATACTCTCTCCCTCAACCTAGTAATTTTCCAATACCTTTTCATACAATACATTTCTGATTTCTCCGCCATCAATCCTTATTCCTAACTTCAATTTTTCTCGTGCATTTGCAGGTTTTAGTACTCCGTTGCTGAATTCACTTCGACGCTTGCTTTGTCCAGGTAATCTCGTATTCCTCATCCAAGTTTGAACCAATATTTTTTCAAGTTTGCTGTCAAAGTCATCCTCTCAGTTGGAGATGGACAAAAGGCCTGCAAAAAGGattgcttttcttcttcttaccTTTTATTTTGCGCTTAAATGTTCTTCTGTCCTTCAATCATTTCATCAAGTTTCTCTCAAAAGTACTGCTTCCTCCTGGCTGGTTTCCAGGAAACCATTTTTGATCTAAGACTGATCAAACACTACCTCAAAATCTCTAAATTTTCCTCACCATATTTCTCGATCACCTTGAATCATTAAGCATTCAATTTAATCAAGATCTTCTTATGTAGATCCCCTCGTAAATATGAACACAGTCTATGACATCACCATCTGGGCTCTTCTATATTTTAGCAGCTCCTGTAGATCCCCTCGTAACCTAACATAGTATAATATCAAAGAGAGTAGGATAACAATGGCCTGAAATTTCCATGTATCCGGCATTTGCCTGATATTTCCATgtctttggaatttcctgagaCACAAAACTTTTGGTATCCTTATTCTTCGGCTTATACGTCAATTTTTGCTTATACGTTAATCAGTATATTTTggactctttctttttcttgctccCTCAAGTCACACACTGTCAGTTGCCCTTTATTCGGACTCTCAAATGCAGTTGTCATCGTTATGCATTATGAGGTCCTCAGCTGCTGAAAGATTTCTGCAATTATGTGGTCATTTTGCATAGAAAGAAAGCTAAAAAAAGCCCTAGTTTTGATGCCTGGGGTGTCATGACAATGAATCTTAAACTTTCAATTTTGCTGTAGGATGGTTAGAAGGCCAACGGAGGGTCCTCGGAGTTCTGTTGTTCTTCAATACCGAAAAGCCATACCCTATGAGGGTAGAACAACATTCAAGGCAAAAGAGATACATATCAGTAGGTTCAGAAATTATGCAAAGCTGGAGGTGTATCTGATCAAAAAATGTGGTGGGGGGCACCGCATATATCCCGGTGGCGCCGACTACCCAGTCATAACCTACACGAAACATCAGGAAGATGGCAATGAGCGTCAGCTGAGGACCGAACCATGGAGGAGGTTTGCTGCATCCGTCTCTTATATTctcatcaaaagaaaaaagtgttGAAGCGAATGATAGTGACGAGGAAAAGGCTAAGCTCGCTGCCTAGGAGTAGTAACTAATACCCAATCAATGCGCTTAACGGGATATCCATTTGTTATATTAACCGAGTATCTTTGTTCAAGTACTCGAGTATATCTAAGTATAATAACTAGGCATTTCAGACCTCTGGCCTCGTTTAATCAAAACTCAAATCATATTCATCGTTATTACTGTCGAATTCTTACCAAACACTACTGCTTCTGGTCCATGGTGGTCCCTCTAAAGAAGAGATCCTTGATCTCTTGTGTACGAAAATGGTACCCTTTGTAAATGCATCATGAGAGATGCGCGCTTTTCGTTCTTCTTAATCCTTCCGATGAAAcatctttgatttttgtttatctttttCAGTGTAAGTGGGATCGCTCATATCCCAAACTTTTCACTTATGCATTCTCCTCCGAATCACTGAGCTATGTAAGATAGTAAAAACCTCCTCCGGCGATTGAGCTACAACGATTTCACTTCAACCTCCACATCTTTTCTCCTCATTTTCCTCCTCTCCCCACCACAGCCGTGATCAGCTGCcctcctccttttctttttgtcttACATTATTAATGATTTTTTACCGAAGCTCTCGAGAAAATTATTACTTGTAGTTTGTCTCTGGATGAATGGACTATGGAATATATGCCTTAGTCTATATAGCTTTAATGCTGGAAAAAATGAAGAGCGAGCGCATAACTTTTGTCAGACACAAAACACTAATGACAGGTGATGGCGAATTTCAACCGTTCGATTGGGGGAATGATGTCatgataaattgataatgaggTCAGGATTGAATTGGGAATCCGCATATCAGGATGGCGGGATTTAATTTTGTAAAGCAGTCGCCACGCGCTTTTTCTTGCTTAACGCTCACATTTTCTAACAGTATTGGAAACTTCTGGATTTACATTTTGGTCCCCCGGAATTCTTTAGTTATTCCATTTGGATCGTTCACTTCTTTTCCCATCCCTCCCTCGAAACATTAATCTAACAATATTCATTTATTTCCGAGTCAAAATGTAAGCCACTACTACTTCCAGAAGAAAAGAACCGTGGGAGACTCGTCCTCGCCTTCTAGCTCTGACTCTTTGGTCTTTAGATTGTGGACGTATTTAAATTGTTTCCCGTTTAAGGTAGCGGTGACAATATACTAGTAATTAGAATCACAGATTTGGAAAGTAAATTCCATCTGGTTATTCTGTTTGGCCTCAGTAGATACTTAAATTTGACCTAACCAATCAatcatatagatatagatattaacaattattactttcttttgtatttattaacaatcatttatacatttttcttaattaatctCACACCTAAATTTCACCCAAAGTAACATGTACGTATACATACCAAAGTTATTGCCCTCCCTTATATTTATACACTTACTTTCTCTAATTTATCTTACCTTCTAAAAGTCTAACTATCCATTTTTTTGGACTATTTTTACGTCTTCACTGGGCAACCGCATTCTTCGTAACGCCACGGAAGGAGGACTTCTTTTTAGCAAATGGGATTCTGCCACAGGTGGGTAAAAGACTTCGTAACAATTCCTCCGTCGAGTATAAGACCATTTATACACCCCGGAAATTTCCTCGGTCGCTTTTAAGTTTTTAAGTCCAAGGTTGGGTGCAAGACTGCACGTAACATTCAGACACCAAAAGATTTCCTCCGTGGCAGAATTTCGGACGGAGActtctgttttgtttttcttttgcgaCAAATATTGGAGTCTGGAGATCTATAACCGGTAGACCAATTCGACAATAAACCCACATGATTCTGCCGCCAAGCTTGTATTTCTTGAATTGATCCTGTTCACTAAAAAGGCCCAAGAGCAACAGCCTTTGGAAAATCCACGTGCCCCCCGCCCCCGCCGGGTTACTTGCCGAGCCGTATTCCTTACTCTTCCTATTTCTGGTGGAAACAAACTTAAAGTCATTAATTTGTCTCTTAAATTTCATTAATTTGTCTCTGGGTGTCAATGAGTACGATTGGACTTCCTCATTATTGTCACCGCTGGGCTCTGCCAAATGCCACTCCTGATTAGTACTTCTCAAGGTTTTGGACTTTTTCCCTTGCTACCACTTGTAACTGCTGTCCCCTGTCCATCATTGGGCTAGTGATTAATGGACTGTTGGCCTATATGTTTTCCACCAGAAGAGAAATTAATTCCTCAACTTACTCAGTGAGCGGTACAACAGTCGATGTCCATGGCAATGCGCCTAGTTAAGTTCATTTAGACTAATTCGAAATTGGTCCATTCATCTGTTGCTgggataaaaaggaaaaaaaaaaattttactttttttttttttcgacagaTAGTAACGTTCATCTTCCTTGTCACgtataaaatcaaattttaccaAAGGTAGAGCTAATGCTGAAATTTGTGACAGTATCGAATGTAATCGATCGTCGTAAACAGATAAGAGTGGTAGTCGTTAGTTAGTTTAAGTAGTATCGCCGGTTTGGCTTCCGCCAACCTTGCAGAGAGCCTCTCACTGTAAGCTCTATTTTTCCATATCaataaataatttataaaataaaaaaaaaggaaggagtaGAGGCTTCATGGTACCCTGTACCCTTCTTATACATGAGCAGTATACTTGAGGTCAAGGTAGAGTTTCAAATAAAGTCAAGATTTTAGCCTACTGAAATAAATGAGGTGGTATACACATGCTTTGGCATCTTCATACTAAAAAATGACTGACGCAGAAATATGTGCTTGAGGCAGCAGGATTctacaaaaaataatttgtGCCAAACCCACTTTTGCTTTTACTCGATCTCCTAAGAGATTAGAAATAAATGGTAACTAGCTCTAAACTTTATTATGTTTTGGTAAAAGCAAGATTAATAGAAATCACAGCTCATTGAAATGGTCCCACAAAATCTGGTTTTCTATTCTTCCTTGTGTGAATGCGAATTGTGACTATACGTGACACGGCAAATAGTGGAGTGGAGTGAAACAACTTACGCTGGTCCAGTTTGGATTTGAAGGGGTCAAGATTTAATTTAAGACCCTAAGAGAAAAAGTAGCATGTCGTGAAGATTGACCAAGTGGTATACTTACTTAGTTGTGGGACTCATGTGAATGGTTAAATTTAATCCATCTCTAATTACGTCTTTAGTCTTATCTTatgttgaaaaaaattattaagaaaagaaaaaaagggttgtaaaaatgttgagattcaaaacaGAGCATACAAATGTTGCATACAAAACCAATTCTTTTGGAAGGCGTTGACATGCATGTAACAATTTTACCATATCAAAAACAAGTCACCGAAACCGTGCAATTAATAGTACAAATTGTGAAAAACTACTATTCGTTCTCTAGCTTACGGCAGGTATGAATTGATAGCAGTTTAGAGAATAATGAAGATATGTCAATGTGATGACAAATTCTAATATGGAAAAGGTGATGCTGACTTTGGTTTAGTAGTTAAGTTTTGTGGTATCGTGGACAACAAGATTCAAATAGGAAAGGTTTTGTCGGTAAACTTGTCGTGTGGGAGAGTGGAGCACAGTAGAAAAGTTTCATGGGTTTCATGGGCTGTCGCTTCCACTTACTTACTTCAGTTGGTACACCAATAGAAACCAGAGCAAATAGAATTATTTTCTCAGTTTGTAATACTAATAATTATGAGTTTTGCAAAATTTCCAGTTGCTTCACAGTTTTAGATCAAATATTCGTTCCAATTTTAATGTCTTCAAATTGGTAATTTTGACTATTCGTTCCAATTTTAATGTCATAGGAATAAGCACGAGATGACTAGAATAGGCCATTTTGCAGAAGCATATATATCGTGTGAATTAAACGTTTGATACTTATGTTTCATTgattgcttcttcttttgtctttttttatatatataagggaGGGTGAAAATTAAAAAGCAAGGAGTGAGATTGAGAATTTGAACACAGGATTTATTAAATTAAGGCATCCTTTACtactaatcttttttttttttggtcaaatcctTGACTACTAATTGGATGATAAAAGTTAAAGGACATTAAGGGTCGGTGGAACCGAGGAAGGTGTTAGTTATACTACTTAATCAGTGATAGCACTTGGTTACACCCTCTAAATTGTACCTTCTTGGTTATACTAGCTACCTATAGTTTTCTATCACAAGTGATAGATACACGTCACTTATACTACATTTTGTTGACCAGAATTGGAATTTATGGAATAGAATAATTGTGTTTCGTCATGTACCATCTCTTCATAATGGTCCAAATTTATCTGAGAAGTTGATTAATTTTCTAAAAGAATGGGAAATTGAGCAAAAAGTTTTTGCCATCACTCTAGATGATAGAAGATACAATGATAGAGTGACTAGATTGTTGCAAAATTATTTCCTGTTTGATGGTTCTTTCATTCGTGAACGTGAATTTCTTCACGTTGGTTGTAGTCCACATGTGTTGAATTTAATAGTAAAGATTGAATTGGATGTGAGTGACAAAGCAACTTATAAAATTAAACAAAGTGAATAAAGTATATGAAATTAGGATCTGACATAAGATCATGAACTTTGCCGAACTGATGAAGCAACTCTCATTGGAGACATATAAAAAATTGATAGATGGAACTCTACCTATATGATATTTGAGAGGGCCCTATTCTTTTTTTGATTTCAAGATGTGCATGATGATTACAAAAATTGTGACGGTATCTCAGGTAACAATTTACCATGTGGAAATGAGTCACCGAAACCAGGGTTTCCTTTCAATTAATAATTCAAATTGTGTAAAACTATTCGTTCGGTTCTCTGAGATCATGGAAAGCAACCAAGAATTAATAATGTTCTAGCTGTTACATTCTCTGACGTTTTATACCTTTTGATTTGCTCTTTActgcaaatatattttttttttactggaGAACAAGTAGTAATTTATCCCCGGATACTTGCAATGACAATTTTAAATTCTACTGCAAATTCTTCGTGCACGCGAGAGAAGTGGTCTATTCTATTGAACGCAAAATTCTAAAAATGTGGAAATTAAAGGCAATGCAGACGTTTTGGACT
It includes:
- the LOC140012519 gene encoding serine/threonine-protein phosphatase 7 long form homolog isoform X2 gives rise to the protein MADISTGAVLHPGPFVYDIISAGTAHRARSIFDGHILGDQLDVRRCDRHFWDHTPIPETVRHYIRLAGFEGVLDCGYMMLDHALITSLVERWRPETHTFHLPVGETTVTLQDVEVLWGLPIDGPPVIGIDTTHSVQEWVNLCEELLGFSPLMSDFDGRRLKLGCLSRVLDAGLPPDASDVHCRQRARIYLLLLLGGHLLSDKSGNKVPLLYMPLLRDLETVGQYSWGSAILATLYRSLCSATSPYRSSIAGPLMLLQLWAWERIPTVRPDRVHPLEHYPGPYGARWNVQFDVHRVARHVVSIFRDQLTGLRAREFIWQPYSDDILASLPPYCTAGRRIWTSVTYLICWEVVEPHLSNRVMRQFGYHQPVPDLRLTENQQELHSLDRRGKGNQDWLTAHRAYVEVWTDRHSHVEDGVVAEDPTYPSDEYRQWYRERTVVYVSNPTRQLILPEGFQGDSARTQYLMDAMTQVYYMAETSLTQSDEQHANYFNAMKDFASMTLETVGESSRLAFRPSRVPQQIPQPTDPNRVERAPRNVHGGQHGGGRRRRFRSPEPTVQTGLDGRSQATEHQGTSTGPFGHSRSPVLMEAFTPNTDELHGSGEQHVGGTDAGQSTQALDQRLESQITQVDIVMPAQPRRTQRAHKPRGCGTHGKLGHH